One genomic region from Oryzias melastigma strain HK-1 linkage group LG19, ASM292280v2, whole genome shotgun sequence encodes:
- the tecpr1a gene encoding tectonin beta-propeller repeat-containing protein 1: protein MPASLLWAVDVHGRIYSLSSAGQQWELWRDAPMEFKRVTAAQQCCWSLGCDNGIYLNVFASDVPVRYREETYENQRWNPVDGFSERLLPSDRWQWSDVTGLQHQPLHGFQLPSSSWEWEGDWYVDENFEGEPTEKEGWTYSIDFPSTYTKDKKWNSCVRRRRWIRYRRYKAMDTWAKIPSQPMSLPDPFSDISCGGWEVTEEPRGRLSLWAVSLQGKVWFREGICHHNPEGSSWEEVPLPGEVVQISCGPGDLVWAVLWEGKLIVREGITRDCPKGLSWALVEGPSPEVGASHVSVGSSVVWAVTKDNKVWFRRGVNSHNPCGSGWISMVGEMITISVGLHDQVWAVGCEDRAVYFRQGVTFSELSGKTWRAISAPRDGERSHSSASSHQSAGRYFSGEVQAQSVVSDADSDVEKGSGDGATFTSPEPFLGSSSDPPCNPAGDAPKARIPKVTSDSFISELVSDRDQAKPSKDVRVTAAVLEEEVLPIEGEESLLCTGEALPSAESRGGPGSQWSNVDLEEAQNQQIQTGAVLDSAETCSLSSVTTFTLAGEDSYGAEEPPMWAWVSGGGCSVDSSSQLNWFSSSANTTSLTQSVQSMSLSVSPAQTAAWRRQICEQLSERSRREMDDFKHYEQAIEQSVWVKKGAMQWWRDWKPHKWIDVQFAFEQFSGPDGNKDGILFIYYNYYEEKKYLHAFINEVTILVPVLNDSKHTFAIYTDERTKQRWPIRVAAATELEMYDWLALLSVSCCESRGIRGPPSKQAIWSITCKGDVFVSEPCPALEAVPYPTPCDQMFWRQVGGHLRMVECGAGIVWGVGYDHTAWVYTGGYGGGCFQGLASSTDNIYTQTDVKSVYIYENQRWNPVSGYTSRGLPTDRYMWSNASGLRECTKTSTRPPSPQWTWVSDWAVDYSVSGGTDREGWQYAADFPATFHGYKTMKDFVRRRRWARKCKLTTTGPWQEVPPIPLSDVTVLPCAAASGTIPLWAISNKGDVLCRLGVTALTPAGSSWLHVGTDQPFKSISIGAAGQVWAIARDGSAFHRGSVSPQNPAGDCWYHIPSPAKQKLKQVSVGRTSICSVDENGNLWYRQGVTPSYPQGSSWDHISNNVRKVSVGPLDQIWIIADKVQGSQSLSCGTVCHRLGVQPIEPQGQQWDYGIGGGWDHITVRGNATEPPRITLFSQKDSAPPTSHSPPPGGDAELNGLMEAAGRDAQPSTTQRL, encoded by the exons ATGCCGGCCTCCCTGCTGTGGGCGGTGGACGTCCACGGACGGATCTACAGCCTGTCCTCGGCGGGACAGCAGTGGGAGTTGTGGCGGGACGCTCCCATGGAGTTCAAGAGGGTGACGGCGGCTCAGCAGTGCTGTTGGAGCCTCGGCTGTGACAACGGCATCTACCTGAACGTGTTTGCCTCCGACGTGCCCGTCCGTTACCGAGAGGAGACGTACgagaatcag CGCTGGAATCCCGTCGATGGTTTTTCCGAGCGTTTGCTGCCGAGCGACCGCTGGCAGTGGAGCGACGTCACGGGTCTGCAGCACCAGCCTCTGCACGGCTTCCAGCTGCCGTCCAGCAGCTGGGAGTGGGAGGGGGACTGGTACGTGGATGAAAACTTTGAAGGGGAGCCCACAGAGAAGGAG GGGTGGACGTATTCCATCGATTTCCCCTCCACTTACACCAAAGATAAAAAGTGGAACTCCTGTGTCCGTCGCAGGCGATGGATTCGCTACAGGAGGTATAAGGCCATGGACACCTGGGCAAAG ATTCCTTCTCAGCCGATGTCTCTACCGGATCCCTTCAGCGACATCAGCTGTGGAGGCTGGGAGGTCACCGAGGAGCCCAGGGGCCGGCTGTCGCTGTGGGCCGTGTCCCTGCAGGGGAAG GTGTGGTTCAGAGAAGGAATCTGCCACCACAACCCAGAGGGCTCCTCCTGGGAGGAGGTGCCTCTGCCCGGGGAGGTGGTCCAGATCAGCTGTGGCCCAGGAGACCTGGTCTGGGCCGTGTTATGGGAGGGGAAGCTGATCGTCAGGGAGGGCATCACCCGGGACTGCCCCAAAG GTTTGTCGTGGGCATTGGTGGAGGGTCCGAGCCCTGAGGTGGGGGCTTCACATGTTTCAGTGGGAAGCAGTGTAGTCTGGGCGGTAACTAAGGACAACAAG GTGTGGTTTAGGCGTGGCGTGAACTCCCATAACCCCTGTGGCTCCGGCTGGATCAGCATGGTTGGAGAAATGATCACGATCAGCGTCGGACTCCACGATCAG GTGTGGGCCGTCGGCTGTGAGGATCGGGCCGTGTACTTCAGGCAGGGCGTCACCTTCAGTGAACTGAGCGGCAAAACCTGGAGGGCCATCAGCGCTCCCAGAGACGGAGAGCGCTCCCACTCCAGCGCCAGCAGCCACCAGAG CGCTGGACGTTATTTCTCTGGGGAGGTGCAAGCCCAGTCTGTAGTCAGCGATGCAGACTCTGATGTAGAGAAAGGATCAGGAGATGGAGCCACCTTTACCAGCCCAGAACCTTTCCTTGGGTCCTCCTCAGACCCCCCGTGTAACCCCGCCGGCGATGCCCCCAAAGCCCGCATCCCAAAGGTCACCAGCGACAGTTTCATCTCTGAACTCGTCTCTGACAGAGATCAGGCAAAGCCCTCCAAAGACGTACGAGTCACTGCTGCGGTCCTGGAAGAGGAGGTTCTCCCCATAGAAGGAGAGGAGAGCCTGCTCTGCACTGGGGAGGCGCTCCCCTCCGCCGAGTCACGCGGCGGTCCCGGCTCCCAGTGGAGTAACGTGGATCTAGAAGAGGCCCAGAACCAGCAGATTCAGACCGGAGCTGTGCTGGACTCCGCCGAAACATGCAGCCTGTCGTCCGTGACCACCTTCACCCTGGCTGGCGAGGACTCGTACGGTGCGGAGGAACCCCCCATGTGGGCCTGGGTCAGCGGAGGAGGCTGTTCGGTGGACAGTTCCTCCCAACTCAACTGGTTCAGCTCATCGGCCAACACCACCT CTTTGACTCAGTCGGTCCAGTCCATGAGTCTGTCAGTCAGTCCGGCCCAGACGGCGGCGTGGCGGAGACAGATCTGTGAGCAACTCAGCGAGCGGAGCAGGAGGGAGATGGACGACTTCAAGCACTACGAACAAGCCATAGAACAG TCTGTGTGGGTGAAGAAAGGAGCCATGCAGTGGTGGAGAGACTGGAAACCACACAAGTGGATCGATGTCCAGTTTGCCTTTGAGCAGTTCTCTGGCCCAGACGGCAACAAGGACGGCATTCTATTcatttattacaattattatGAGGAGAAAAAG TACCTGCACGCCTTCATCAACGAAGTGACCATTCTGGTTCCTGTCCTGAACGACTCCAAACACACGTTTGCCATCTACACGGACGAGCGGACCAAACAGAGGTGGCCAATCCGGGTGGCCGCTGCCACCGAGCTGGAAATGTATGACTGG CTGGCCCTGCTGAGCGTCTCCTGCTGTGAATCCAGGGGGATCCGCGGTCCTCCGTCCAAACAGGCCATCTGGTCCATCACCTGCAAAGGGGACGTCTTCGTCAGCGAGCCGTGTCCCGCTCTGGAGGCGGTGCCTTACCCAACTCCCTGTGACCAGAT GTTCTGGCGGCAGGTGGGAGGACACCTGCGGATGGTGGAGTGTGGCGCCGGGATAGTGTGGGGCGTCGGGTACGACCACACCGCCTGGGTCTACACTGGAGGCTACGGGGGGGGCTGCTTCCAGGGTCTGGCCAGCAGCACAGACAACatctacacacagactgacGTGAAGAGTGTCTACATCTACGAGAACCAGAGGTGGAACCCCGTCAGCGGCTACACCAGCAG AGGTCTTCCTACCGACCGCTACATGTGGAGTAATGCGTCCGGACTGCGTGAGTGCACGAAGACGAGCACGAGGCCTCCGTCTCCTCAGTGGACGTGG GTTTCTGACTGGGCTGTGGACTACAGCGTCTCCGGCGGCACAGACAGGGAAGGCTGGCAGTACGCCGCCGATTTCCCAGC GACATTCCACGGCTACAAAACGATGAAGGACTTTGTGCGTCGGAGGAGATGGGCCAG GAAGTGTAAGCTGACGACTACAGGACCGTGGCAGGAAGTCCCGCCCATCCCTCTGAGCGACGTGACTGTGCTGCCGTGTGCAGCGGCGAGCGGCACCATTCCTCTGTGGGCGATCAGCAACAAGGGAGATGTCCTCTGTCGACTGGGAGTCACCGCGCTGACGCCCGCC GGCTCCTCATGGCTCCACGTGGGAACAGACCAGCCCTTCAAGTCCATCTCCATCGGAGCGGCCGGTCAAGTCTGGGCCATCGCCAGGGATGGCTCCGCCTTCCACCGCGGATCCGTGTCGCCTCAGAACCCAGCAG GAGACTGCTGGTACCACATCCCCTCCCCAGCCAAACAGAAGCTGAAGCAGGTGTCCGTCGGGAGGACTTCAATCTGCTCTGTAGATGAAAACG GTAATCTGTGGTACCGGCAGGGTGTGACCCCCAGCTACCCTCAGGGTTCCTCATGGGACCACATTTCCAACAATGTTCGTAAAGTCTCTGTGGGACCCCTGGATCAg ATTTGGATCATAGCAGATAAGGTTCAGGGCAGCCAAAGTCTGAGCTGTGGGACGGTGTGCCATCGCCTGGGAGTCCAGCCCATAGAGCCTCAAGGACAGCAGTGGGACTACGGCATCGGG GGTGGATGGGATCACATCACCGTGAGAGGGAACGCCACGGAGCCGCCCCGCATCACTCTGTTTTCCCAGAAGGACTCGGCTCCTCCCACCTCCCACAGCCCGCCCCCCGGCGGAGACGCAGAGCTGAACGGGTTGATGGAGGCGGCTGGACGTGATGCACAGCCGTCCACAACCCAGAGACTTTAG
- the bhlha15 gene encoding class A basic helix-loop-helix protein 15 isoform X2, giving the protein MKCKRKAVKPSRRPWSDPEPELEPDTEPGSSEQEGSEASVRIGDSWRGSLRSRAGRRQGGAGGGRRRRQQQHGSSTKERSVRRLESNERERQRMHKLNNAFQALREAIPHVKTDKKLSKIETLTLAKNYIKALTTIVLDMSGACLPAGGVPSEARLLQCYQQHLEDEGEDGLARYLTQMRRFSQDE; this is encoded by the coding sequence ATGAAGTGCAAAAGAAAGGCAGTGAAGCCCTCCAGGAGGCCCTGGTCCGACCCGGAGCCAGAACTGGAGCCGGACACGGAGCCTGGCTCCAGCGAACAGGAAGGCTCCGAGGCCTCGGTCCGGATCGGCGACTCCTGGAGGGGATCTCTGAGGAGCAGGGCGGGGAGGCGCCAGGGAGGAGCGGGCGGAGGCCGCCGGCGCCGACAACAACAACACGGCTCCAGCACCAAAGAGCGCAGCGTCCGACGGCTGGAGAGCAACGAGCGGGAGCGCCAGCGCATGCACAAGCTCAACAACGCCTTCCAGGCCCTGCGGGAGGCCATCCCGCACGTCAAGACGGACAAGAAGCTGTCCAAGATCGAGACTCTGACCCTGGCCAAGAACTACATCAAAGCCCTGACCACCATCGTGCTGGACATGTCGGGGGCCTGCCTGCCTGCAGGCGGGGTCCCCTCGGAGGCCAGGCTGCTGCAGTGCTACCAGCAGCACCTGGAGGACGAGGGCGAGGACGGGCTCGCCCGGTACCTCACACAGATGCGCCGCTTCAGCCAGGACGAGTGA